In one Bacillus sp. PK3_68 genomic region, the following are encoded:
- a CDS encoding aldo/keto reductase, which translates to MNFVTLNNGLKMPQLGFGVWQVEDDQATVAVAKAIEVGYRSIDTAMVYQNETGVGKAIQQSSVPREELFITTKVWNSDQGYENTLRAFEESLERLGLEYVDLYLIHWPTPKYDEYVDTYKALEKLYHDGRVKAIGVCNFDIEHLERLLKECDVKPVLNQVECHPYLAQTEMKEFCAKHDIFVEAWSPLEQGGEVLKDAVIQQIAEAHGKSPAQVVLRWHIQNNTIVIPKSVTPSRIEENFHVFDFELSPDEMREISGLNRNRRKGPAPSEMNIR; encoded by the coding sequence ATGAATTTTGTGACATTAAACAACGGCTTAAAGATGCCCCAGCTTGGATTTGGTGTTTGGCAAGTGGAAGACGATCAAGCAACTGTTGCTGTAGCCAAAGCGATTGAAGTGGGTTACAGATCGATCGACACAGCAATGGTTTATCAAAACGAGACGGGTGTCGGAAAAGCGATTCAACAATCTTCCGTACCTCGTGAAGAGCTGTTTATAACGACAAAGGTATGGAATAGCGATCAAGGCTATGAGAATACACTCCGCGCTTTTGAGGAGAGTTTGGAACGATTGGGTCTTGAGTATGTTGATTTGTATTTGATCCATTGGCCGACTCCAAAATATGATGAGTACGTAGATACATACAAAGCGCTGGAAAAGCTTTATCATGACGGCCGTGTAAAAGCAATCGGGGTTTGTAATTTTGACATTGAGCATTTGGAACGCCTTCTAAAAGAGTGCGATGTAAAACCTGTCCTTAACCAAGTGGAGTGTCACCCATATCTTGCACAAACCGAAATGAAAGAATTTTGTGCGAAGCATGATATTTTTGTGGAAGCATGGAGTCCGCTAGAGCAAGGCGGCGAGGTGCTGAAGGATGCTGTTATTCAGCAAATTGCTGAAGCACATGGCAAATCACCAGCTCAAGTTGTGCTGCGCTGGCATATACAAAATAATACAATAGTAATTCCTAAATCCGTCACTCCTTCCCGGATAGAGGAAAACTTCCATGTATTTGACTTTGAATTGTCTCCAGATGAAATGAGAGAGATCAGTGGATTGAACCGCAACCGTCGCAAAGGGCCAGCACCAAGCGAAATGAATATCCGTTAA
- a CDS encoding thiamine pyrophosphate-binding protein, with product MEKTTRTVAELILDQLSLFGVKRIYGVVGDAIFGLIDAMAKQDRIKFIAVKHESTAAFMASAEAKLTGNLGVCISTMGPGVANLLNGLGDAYADQVPVLAITGQAPTNKIGTAYKQYVNQQELVKPFASYSANLANQDAIIELLQKAVQTSMGQRAVSHLSVPKDLLDKTTVVKPRQLPAVIEGGDTFTQESLDQAAAIMKTAKRPMILAGAGASTDPEAIEQLAEQWGAGILVSLGGKGLLNESSPNLLQGIGEGGNPYAPEVFKEADVVLLAGTTWWPEGYVPTDARIIQIDKNFDKVEKGIPVELGITGKTEEVVPLLIKSLQGFSHSADWLARCREAKEKWARQNEQESHTSGSPVYPSTIVRAIEQTVDADAILTLDTGNVTVWMNRNLRQKDQTVLFSGYWRTMGFGLPAAMAAKLEKPEKQVVAVVGDGGLEMTLADLLTATRYELDITVIVMNNHALQMERDKLKAAGEEEVGVELTNPDFVKIAEACGWKGFRIESDSNLDDVLQEAFNTPSPTLVDIRTEQAVFPGSK from the coding sequence ATGGAAAAGACGACACGAACAGTAGCCGAATTGATCCTTGACCAGTTATCTTTATTCGGCGTCAAGCGGATTTATGGAGTAGTTGGGGATGCTATTTTTGGCCTTATTGATGCAATGGCCAAGCAGGATAGAATTAAATTCATCGCAGTCAAGCATGAATCAACAGCAGCCTTTATGGCATCAGCAGAAGCAAAGTTAACAGGCAATCTGGGTGTCTGTATCTCTACAATGGGTCCGGGAGTCGCTAACCTATTGAATGGGTTAGGAGACGCCTATGCTGATCAGGTACCCGTTCTTGCTATTACCGGACAAGCCCCCACTAATAAGATCGGGACAGCTTATAAGCAATATGTAAATCAGCAGGAGCTGGTGAAGCCATTTGCCTCTTACTCTGCAAACTTAGCGAACCAGGATGCAATTATTGAACTTTTACAAAAAGCAGTGCAAACCTCTATGGGCCAGCGAGCTGTGAGCCACCTTTCTGTTCCAAAAGATCTTTTAGACAAAACGACTGTTGTTAAACCAAGACAACTGCCGGCTGTGATAGAAGGAGGGGACACTTTCACTCAGGAAAGCTTGGATCAGGCAGCGGCCATCATGAAAACAGCCAAGCGCCCAATGATCCTTGCAGGTGCTGGTGCATCCACCGATCCAGAGGCAATTGAACAACTCGCTGAACAGTGGGGGGCAGGTATTCTTGTTAGCCTGGGCGGCAAAGGGTTATTGAACGAATCCTCTCCGAACCTTTTGCAGGGGATCGGCGAAGGTGGAAATCCTTATGCGCCAGAAGTATTCAAAGAAGCGGATGTTGTACTGCTTGCCGGCACTACATGGTGGCCTGAAGGATATGTGCCAACTGATGCGCGGATTATTCAAATCGATAAGAATTTTGATAAAGTGGAAAAAGGCATCCCCGTGGAGCTCGGAATTACTGGTAAAACAGAGGAAGTTGTCCCACTGTTAATAAAGAGCCTTCAAGGATTTTCACATTCTGCCGACTGGTTAGCTCGCTGCCGTGAAGCTAAAGAAAAGTGGGCTCGTCAAAATGAACAGGAAAGTCATACTTCCGGCTCTCCAGTTTATCCTTCGACCATTGTCCGGGCGATCGAACAGACAGTAGATGCAGATGCTATTCTTACACTCGATACAGGAAATGTCACTGTCTGGATGAACCGTAACCTACGGCAAAAAGACCAGACTGTTCTCTTTTCAGGGTATTGGCGAACCATGGGCTTCGGCCTTCCAGCTGCTATGGCCGCGAAGCTTGAGAAGCCGGAGAAACAAGTAGTAGCTGTTGTTGGGGATGGCGGACTGGAAATGACGCTGGCCGATCTCTTAACAGCTACACGCTATGAGCTCGACATTACTGTCATTGTAATGAATAATCATGCCCTGCAAATGGAAAGAGATAAACTGAAAGCAGCCGGTGAGGAGGAGGTAGGCGTGGAGCTGACCAACCCGGATTTTGTTAAAATAGCTGAAGCCTGTGGCTGGAAAGGTTTTCGTATCGAATCAGATTCGAACTTAGACGATGTTCTTCAGGAAGCATTCAATACGCCTTCCCCTACATTAGTAGATATTCGTACAGAGCAAGCTGTCTTCCCGGGCAGTAAATAA
- a CDS encoding YkuS family protein encodes MTKRIAVEQSLTNVTQALQAKGYDVVDLKAAGDLKNCAACVITGIDSNVMGIHDTLTEAPVIEANGLSADEVCQEIEERIQ; translated from the coding sequence ATGACAAAGAGAATTGCTGTGGAACAGTCGCTTACAAATGTTACTCAGGCACTCCAGGCCAAAGGATATGATGTGGTTGATTTAAAAGCCGCTGGAGATTTAAAAAACTGCGCAGCTTGTGTAATAACAGGAATCGATTCTAATGTGATGGGTATTCATGATACCTTAACAGAAGCACCTGTTATCGAAGCCAACGGTTTATCCGCTGATGAAGTGTGCCAGGAGATAGAAGAAAGAATACAGTAA
- a CDS encoding HNH endonuclease, whose protein sequence is MNSFIVMQGHTYQEEKEQGIIWSPQKDKGGNTPHSWLRMTEVKEGDRVFHYVKGEIVAISVASSNCQEATKPVAMQSFEQWGENGYLVPLHYHELEVPLNIRTSFDALRPLLPLKYSPFQQDGNGNQGYLYPCNEELAIKLLELISDLNIYEVELEQLELAMGIVRQTERNTIVPMIAETEAEAKAKIRLGQQKFKRELLPLWEHKCALCGIELPALLRASHSKPWKDSTDIERLDPFNGVLLCCNHDALYDKGYIAFDGRGRLHISPQIPEIDYDNYRLHPKMKIARYEENKPYFRWHKKNVFRQ, encoded by the coding sequence ATGAATAGCTTTATTGTCATGCAAGGCCACACTTATCAAGAAGAAAAAGAGCAAGGTATTATTTGGTCTCCTCAAAAAGATAAAGGAGGCAATACCCCGCATTCATGGTTGCGTATGACTGAAGTGAAAGAGGGTGACAGAGTCTTTCATTACGTAAAAGGAGAGATCGTTGCGATCAGTGTTGCCTCATCAAATTGTCAAGAAGCGACCAAACCAGTTGCTATGCAAAGTTTTGAGCAATGGGGAGAAAACGGCTATTTAGTGCCGCTTCATTATCATGAATTAGAAGTACCTTTAAACATACGTACGAGTTTCGATGCATTGCGTCCTCTGCTGCCGCTTAAATATTCACCTTTCCAACAAGATGGCAACGGAAATCAAGGGTACTTATATCCATGCAATGAAGAGTTAGCCATTAAACTGTTAGAACTTATTAGCGACCTTAATATTTACGAAGTAGAACTCGAACAGCTTGAATTAGCCATGGGCATCGTTCGTCAAACAGAGCGCAATACGATTGTACCGATGATTGCTGAAACGGAAGCAGAAGCAAAAGCGAAAATTCGTTTAGGTCAGCAAAAGTTCAAACGTGAATTATTACCATTATGGGAGCATAAGTGTGCACTTTGTGGCATCGAACTTCCTGCATTATTACGAGCAAGCCATTCGAAACCATGGAAAGACAGCACTGATATAGAGCGGCTAGATCCGTTTAATGGCGTGCTTTTATGTTGCAATCATGATGCTTTATACGACAAAGGCTATATTGCCTTTGATGGCCGGGGGCGTCTGCATATTTCACCGCAAATACCCGAAATAGATTACGATAATTATAGGCTTCACCCTAAAATGAAAATTGCTCGCTACGAAGAAAATAAACCCTATTTTAGATGGCATAAAAAGAATGTTTTTCGGCAGTAA